TATGGAAAGCCGCCCTACGAACTCGGATTCACCGCGGAGCGCGCAGAGACCACGGAGATTTGCCTTGAAATCTCCGCGTCCTCGGCGCTCTCCGCGGTTAGAAAACAGGTGCGAGCCGAAGTGGTAGGTGTTCCAGTAGGCGTACACGGGCCAGAAGGTAACGTCAAACAGCAACTCCCACCGGGGTTGGCCGCCCTAGGGGTTGTCCAAGTCCGCAAGCATCTGGGCGACCGTCTGCTCCAACGTACCGATGTGGTGCGCACAGACGGAGTACACCACCTCGGCATCCAGGTCAAAGTAGTGATGCGTTAGCACGTCCCGCATGCCCATGACGCGCTTCCACTCCACTTGCGGGTACCGAGGCAGCAGCGTGCCTCCGGTGATCTTGTCAAGGCGCTTGATGCTCTCCCCGATGGCGATCAACTGCATGCAGATGGCGTCCAGTTTCTCCAATCCTGCCTCGGACTGCACAAAATCGTCAACCGAGCGTACCGGCGCAAATCGCTTGGCCACCGTTCGTATGGCAGCCAGTATCTCGCGGAGGACATCCCCGACCACCGCTACGTCATACATATACAGCTTCCTTCTGAATCCGCTCCTTGAGGTGCGGGTTCATCCGCTCCCGATGCCGTACCACGTCCACGGGGCGGTGCAGCAGTTCCTCCAGTTCCTGCTTGATGCCCACGAGGAGGAGCAAGTCCGGATGGGCAAGTTCCACCACCACGTCCACGTCGCTGGTCTCGGTGAATTCGCCTCTGGCGACCGAGCCGAAGACACCAATGCGCACGATGCCATATTCATCCCGTCTCGTGTCCCGAAATCGTGCCAGTGCGCGCAAAATGTCGTCCCTTGTCATCGCGCAAACCTCCCCGGCAGGCCACCTGCCG
This genomic window from Chloroflexota bacterium contains:
- a CDS encoding DUF86 domain-containing protein gives rise to the protein MYDVAVVGDVLREILAAIRTVAKRFAPVRSVDDFVQSEAGLEKLDAICMQLIAIGESIKRLDKITGGTLLPRYPQVEWKRVMGMRDVLTHHYFDLDAEVVYSVCAHHIGTLEQTVAQMLADLDNP
- a CDS encoding nucleotidyltransferase family protein, coding for MTRDDILRALARFRDTRRDEYGIVRIGVFGSVARGEFTETSDVDVVVELAHPDLLLLVGIKQELEELLHRPVDVVRHRERMNPHLKERIQKEAVYV